One window of Drosophila busckii strain San Diego stock center, stock number 13000-0081.31 chromosome 3L, ASM1175060v1, whole genome shotgun sequence genomic DNA carries:
- the LOC108599295 gene encoding endocuticle structural glycoprotein SgAbd-5: protein MNCNSSLIFVLLLMLCSSLAQPRPDDQQAETLRLDVDNNGVDKYAFSYETSNGITRSEEGELKPGEGDAEGVISVHGSTSWTAPDGKKYEVSFTADETGYHPTVKLVPRSCPMLNKLYIGFYNKQMQ from the exons ATGAATTGTAATTCAAGCCTCATCTTTGTGCTGCTCTTGATGCTCTGCAGCAGTCTAGCGCAGCCCCGGCCAGATGATCAACAGGCAGAGACGCTGCGTCTGGATGTGGACAACAATGGGGTGGACAAGTATGCCTTTAG CTATGAGACAAGCAATGGCATTACACGCAGTGAGGAGGGCGAGCTGAAGCCAGGAGAGGGAGATGCCGAGGGTGTCATAAGTGTGCATGGCTCCACCAGCTGGACAGCGCCCGATGGCAAGAAGTACGAAGTTAGCTTCACAGCCGACGAAACGGGATATCATCCCACTGTTAAGCTAGTGCCTAGATCATGCCCTATGCTCAATAAGCTATATATTGGattttataacaaacaaatgcaataa
- the LOC108599199 gene encoding endocuticle structural protein SgAbd-6, with the protein MQSNKVCAVILCALALVCSLNAAPAPLDDSSQATILRYDNDNIGTDGYNFGYETSDGVTRQEQAELKNAGTEQEALSVRGSVSWVAPDGQTYTLHYIADENGFQPQGDHLPHN; encoded by the exons ATGCAATCTAACAAAGTCTGTGCTGTTATCCTGTGCGCCTTGGCGCTTGTCTGCAGCCTCAATGCCGCGCCGGCGCCTTTGGATGACTCCAGTCAAGCAACGATTCTGCGCtatgacaacgacaacattGGCACCGATGGCTACAACTTTGG CTATGAGACAAGCGATGGCGTCACACGCCAGGAGCAGGCTGAGCTGAAGAACGCGGGCACAGAGCAGGAGGCTCTAAGCGTGCGTGGCTCCGTCAGCTGGGTGGCCCCCGATGGTCAGACCTATACGCTGCACTATATTGCCGATGAGAACGGTTTCCAGCCACAAGGCGATCATTTGCCACACAACTAA
- the LOC108599103 gene encoding endocuticle structural protein SgAbd-6 isoform X1, whose product MWHTQAWLLIIVLSICGIISAEHAEILKFENEKLDSDGYAFSFETSDGISRHETAKLQHAGTPQEAISVQGSVNWVGPDGVQYKLNYLADENGFQPQGEHLPRMR is encoded by the exons ATGTGGCACACCCAGGCCTGGCTGCTCATTATTGTGCTCAGCATTTGCGGCATAATCTCAGCAGAGCATGCAGAGATACTCAAATTCGAAAATGAAAAGCTAGACAGCGATGGCTATGCCTTCTC CTTTGAGACCAGCGACGGCATCTCGCGACACGAGACGGCAAAGCTGCAACATGCTGGGACGCCCCAAGAGGCAATCTCAGTGCAAGGCAGCGTCAACTGGGTGGGACCTGATGGCGTGCAGTATAAACTCAACTATTTGGCGGATGAGAATGGCTTTCAGCCGCAGGGCGAGCATTTGCCGCGCATGCGCTGA
- the LOC108599156 gene encoding larval cuticle protein 65Ag1 → MKYAVATSLLIACCLALAVQAAPPQAAQQEAQVLRFDADVLPQGYKFDVETSDGKVHQEEGQLKDADTDHAAISVRGFYTYVGDDGQTYSIKYVADENGFQPEGAHLPRAVQ, encoded by the exons ATGAAGTACGCCGTTGCCACAAGTCTTCTCATTGCCTGCTGTCTGGCCCTTGCCGTGCAAGCTGCACCaccgcaagcagcgcagcaggaGGCGCAGGTGCTGCGATTCGATGCTGATGTGCTGCCGCAGGGCTACAAGTTTGA CGTGGAGACCAGCGATGGCAAGGTACACCAGGAGGAGGGCCAGCTGAAGGACGCAGACACTGACCATGCCGCCATCTCGGTGCGTGGCTTCTACACCTACGTTGGCGACGATGGCCAGACCTATAGCATCAAGTATGTGGCCGATGAGAATGGCTTCCAGCCCGAGGGAGCCCATCTGCCGCGTGCCGTTCAATAA
- the LOC108599172 gene encoding larval cuticle protein 65Ag1, producing MKFLIVFVALFALAVAGPTSHGEAQIVKLDSDVQPDHHIIYSELNDGTLIVSNGQLKNAGTEHESYEHHGSYSYVGDDGQTYTVTYTADENGFQPSGAHLPVAPQA from the exons ATGAAGTTCCTCATTGTCTTCGTTGCTCTCTTCGCTCTGGCCGTGGCTGGTCCTACATCGCATGGCGAGGCCCAGATTGTTAAGTTGGATTCCGATGTCCAGCCCGACCATCATATTATATA CTCTGAACTCAACGATGGTACATTAATCGTGTCCAATGGTCAGTTGAAGAACGCCGGTACTGAACACGAGTCTTATGAACATCATGGTAGCTACTCCTACGTTGGCGATGATGGTCAGACCTACACCGTCACCTACACTGCTGATGAGAACGGTTTCCAGCCCTCGGGTGCTCATTTGCCCGTTGCTCCCCAGGCTTAA
- the LOC108599151 gene encoding larval cuticle protein 65Ag1-like: MKFLIVFVALFALAVAGPTSHGEAQIVKLDSDVQPDHHAYVSELNDGTLIVSNGQLKNAGTEHESYEHHGSYSYVGDDGQTYTVTYTADENGFQPSGAHLPVAPQA, encoded by the exons ATGAAGTTCCTCATTGTCTTCGTTGCTCTCTTCGCTCTGGCCGTGGCTGGTCCTACATCGCATGGCGAGGCCCAGATTGTTAAGTTGGATTCCGATGTCCAGCCCGACCATCACGCATATGT CTCTGAACTCAACGATGGTACATTAATCGTGTCCAATGGTCAGTTGAAGAACGCCGGTACTGAACACGAGTCTTATGAACATCATGGTAGCTACTCCTACGTTGGCGATGATGGTCAGACCTACACCGTCACCTACACTGCTGATGAGAACGGTTTCCAGCCCTCGGGTGCTCATTTGCCCGTTGCTCCCCAGGCTTAA
- the LOC108597971 gene encoding larval cuticle protein 65Ag1-like yields MKYTVAVVFATLLAVVLAVPVDNSQTASILRLESNVHESGYNFGWETTDGQKHEEEGKLTNPGAENEAIAVRGSFSFVADDGQTYTVNYVADENGFQPEGAHLPNVPIGIHA; encoded by the exons ATGAAGTACACAGTCGCCGTCGTGTTCGCCACACTCTTGGCCGTCGTCCTGGCCGTGCCAGTCGACAACAGCCAGACAGCATCCATCCTGCGCCTGGAGTCCAATGTGCACGAATCAGGATACAACTTTGG TTGGGAAACTACCGATGGCCAGAAGCATGAGGAGGAGGGCAAGCTGACAAATCCTGGAGCTGAGAACGAGGCGATTGCTGTGCGCGGCTCCTTCTCCTTTGTCGCTGATGATGGACAGACCTACACCGTCAACTATGTGGCTGATGAGAATGGCTTCCAGCCTGAGGGTGCTCATTTGCCAAATGTGCCCATTGGCATCCatgcttaa
- the LOC108599053 gene encoding larval cuticle protein 65Ag1-like → MKFLIVFVALFALAVAAPAGEVQIVRSDSDVGPESYNFAVETSDGTAKQEQGQLKNIGTEQEAISVKGSFSYVGDDGQTYTVIYTADENGFQPQGAHLPVAPEA, encoded by the exons atgAAGTTCCTCATCGTCTTTGTTGCCCTCTTCGCTCTGGCCGTGGCTGCCCCTGCCGGGGAGGTTCAAATTGTGAGATCGGATTCCGACGTTGGCCCCGAATCCTATAATTTTGC tGTGGAGACATCCGATGGTACTGCTAAGCAAGAACAGGGTCAGTTGAAGAACATTGGCACAGAACAGGAGGCTATTTCCGTTAAGGGTAGCTTCAGCTACGTTGGCGATGATGGTCAGACCTACACCGTCATCTACACTGCCGATGAGAATGGATTCCAGCCCCAGGGTGCTCATTTGCCCGTTGCTCCCGAGGCTTAA